A genomic stretch from Solanum stenotomum isolate F172 chromosome 8, ASM1918654v1, whole genome shotgun sequence includes:
- the LOC125874797 gene encoding DNA-repair protein XRCC1, which translates to MSGSNDGDKNGRKRNLPSWMSSKPGSSGSGQSKSNDEGETTETAEQGKGRRKTNHSKTLPDEAENEAHFSNFSKLMEGVVFVLSGFVNPERGTLRSQALEMGAKYQPDWNSESTLLICAFSNTPKFRQVEADNGTIVSKEWITECYKQRKLVEIETYLMHAGKPWKRQSVSHESSQDQKTSTSRKSQTRGEKSSPFKTTTTPSSEEVHSDKVKDGFSPYKVKKWAIDDLNRTISWLENQDERPEPHEMKKIAAEGILTCLQDAIDSLNQGQDMRQITEQWECIPRAVEELAKFDGSCVGSATMHKDLCKQAATCKQIYELEYRNREDDELSKRKEQQTRVSGKAGGAAKDAAAYDSDDTVEMTEEEINHAYNAVASTVRNTKRV; encoded by the exons ATGTCTGGGTCAAACGACGGTGACAAGAATGGGAGGAAACGTAATCTTCCTTCATGGATGAGTTCAAAACCCGGTTCAAGTGGTTCGGGTCAGAGTAAATCAAATGATGAAGGTGAGACGACGGAGACAGCTGAGCAAGGGAAAGGTAGACGCAAAACCAACCATAGCAAAACACTTCCCGACGAAGCTGAGAACGAAgcacatttttcaaatttttcaaaacttatg GAAGGGGTTGTATTTGTCCTATCAGGTTTTGTCAATCCCGAGCGTGGTACATTAAGGTCCCAGGCTTTAGAAATGGGAGCCAAGTATCAACCTGATTGGAACTCGGAATCCACACTCTTGATCTGTGCATTTTCCAATACACCAAAGTTTCGTCAAGTTGAAGCAGATAATGGAACAATTGTATCGAAG GAGTGGATAACAGAGTGTTACAAACAACGAAAACTTGTTGAAATTGAAACTTATCTTATGCATGCTGGCAAGCCATGGAAACGTCAAAGTGTCTCTCATGAATCCAGCCAAG ATCAAAAAACATCAACATCAAGAAAATCTCAAACAAGAGGAGAGAAAAGTTCACCTTTTAAGACAACTACTACTCCTTCATCTGAG GAGGTACATTCTGATAAAGTAAAAGATGGCTTCTCTCCATATAAAGTGAAAAAATGGGCTATAGATGATCTTAACCGGACGATTTCATGGCTGGAGAATCAAGATGAAAGG CCAGAGCCCCATGAGATGAAGAAAATAGCTGCTGAGGGAATTCTAACCTGTTTACAGGATGCCATAGATTCTCTTAATCAAGGGCag GATATGCGTCAAATAACTGAACAGTGGGAATGCATCCCTCGTGCTGTTGAGGAGCTGGCAAAGTTTGATGGTAGTTGTGTTGGTTCAGCTACAATGCACAAGGATCTTTGCAAACAAGCTGCGACCTGTAAACAAATTTATGAGCTGGAGTACAGAAATAGAGAAGACGATGAACTTTCGAAGAGGAAAGAGCAGCAGACTCGTGTAAGTGGAAAGGCTGGTGGCGCTGCCAAAGATGCTGCTGCATATGACAGTGATGATACTGTTGAGATGACAGAAGAGGAAATTAACCATGCTTATAATGCCGTAGCATCTACGGTTCGAAACACTAAGCGAGTGTAA
- the LOC125874800 gene encoding F-box/kelch-repeat protein At1g80440-like — MDLIPGIPNEIALECLIRLPVDQFSKAASVCKKWNGEIMLPEFRRLRKVSGLTRTVLAMVQSMVATVKKPEGDTVLFSTQVYRLSVCDPENGSWYDLPPIPELIDGLPRFCRIVGVGSDLVVIGGCDPDTWRVMDCVFVYNFISGSWRRGADMPGQQRSFFGCASDSDRMIVVAGGHDDEKNAMKSALSYDVVKDEWITLPDMVMERDECKVVFHKGKFHVIGGYPTWAQGHFENDAEVFDTATWQWRLEDNFLSVINTSPHSCIEGDDGRLYMCRGGDVAVKEDPTWQKLAGLPAGITSVAYLTACQGKLILVGRGQLDELYSIYALDLDLDVESDGKVKKWTKVETSDEYSGHVQYGCCLEI; from the coding sequence ATGGACCTGATCCCGGGGATACCTAATGAAATAGCTCTTGAATGTCTCATACGTCTCCCTGTTGATCAATTTTCTAAAGCAGCTTCAGTATGCAAAAAATGGAACGGCGAGATCATGTTGCCGGAGTTTCGCCGCCTGCGGAAAGTTTCCGGGTTGACCCGAACCGTTTTAGCCATGGTACAATCTATGGTTGCTACTGTGAAAAAACCAGAGGGTGATACTGTACTTTTTTCTACTCAGGTTTACCGGCTCTCTGTATGTGACCCGGAAAACGGCTCCTGGTATGATTTGCCGCCGATACCGGAGTTGATTGATGGATTGCCGAGGTTTTGCCGGATTGTTGGAGTCGGGTCGGATTTAGTAGTGATTGGCGGGTGTGACCCGGATACTTGGCGGGTTATGGACTGTGTTTTCGTTTACAATTTCATATCCGGGTCATGGCGTCGTGGGGCGGATATGCCAGGTCAGCAGAGGTCGTTCTTCGGATGTGCATCGGATTCCGATAGAATGATCGTCGTCGCCGGTGGCCACGATGACGAAAAGAATGCTATGAAATCAGCACTCTCATACGACGTCGTTAAAGACGAGTGGATTACACTTCCTGACATGGTCATGGAGAGAGACGAATGTAAGGTTGTATTTCACAAAGGTAAATTCCACGTCATCGGCGGTTATCCTACGTGGGCGCAAGGTCACTTCGAGAATGATGCTGAGGTGTTCGACACCGCCACGTGGCAGTGGCGACTGGAAGATAACTTCTTGAGTGTGATCAACACTTCTCCTCATAGTTGCATTGAAGGTGATGATGGAAGATTATACATGTGCCgaggcggtgacgtggcagtgAAGGAAGATCCTACGTGGCAGAAGTTGGCGGGGTTGCCAGCAGGGATTACTAGCGTGGCATATTTGACAGCGTGTCAAGGGAAGTTGATATTGGTGGGAAGGGGCCAATTAGATGAACTATATAGTATTTATgctttggatttggatttggatgtGGAGAGTGATGGCAAAGTGAAAAAATGGACAAAAGTAGAAACTTCTGATGAATATAGTGGTCATGTTCAATATGGTTGTTGTTTGGAAATATGA